From the Callospermophilus lateralis isolate mCalLat2 chromosome 10, mCalLat2.hap1, whole genome shotgun sequence genome, the window TCCCTGGGATGCATCCCTGGccctactcatttttttttttgctttaataatggagcatatttgttattttttatgattTATAAAATAATCTGCAACTGTTATATTTTTGTTACTTAACATTCTATGAATATGTTGTCTAAGTCATTTCTTGACAATAGACTAAGATAGTATAGAAAGAGAAATTAGTAAGTGAAAGGACCATAAAAGGGACCATGTTGCAAAAAAGATCAATAGTAGAAGTCTATGGATCCTAAAAAGTTCTTAATGTACTTCACAGTTTTGTCATGAGCCAACAAGCCaatatttcaaaaaatacatGAGCTTATATTTTGTCCTCTGACTAAGGCAGAAATTATACCTGAAATACCCCTTAATGCCAAATTTAATGTGTCTGTACATAGTGTAGAATTGATATTATATATGCTTGGGACAAACTTCccttttaaaatacagaatttttacagATCACGAATATTTCAAAAGCAAAGTTACTTCTACTTTCCATTCTACTTATTTTTCTTCTAAATTGAAAACTAAAAGAGCCTCATTTTTCTTGTTCCCCCACCCCAACATATGCCTTTGTAGTGATAGCAGACTTTGTAGTGTTCATATTTTTTaggataaaaagaagcaatatGTTTTAGTAAATCATCATCAATAAAGCATAAAACTTTATACATAGACTGATCAAAATCTCTGCTTACCTCTCTTTCAGAAATCAACATGCAGAGCAAGCACTCATTCGTAGGTGTTCAGTTTCTCTTGTGGTTTCTTCTGCTCTGCATGCTTATTAGGAAGTCACACACTGAAGAAGATATGATAATTACAACCAAGACCGGGAAAGTGAGAGGGATGAGCTTATCAGTACTCGGTGGCACTGTCACTGCCTTTCTTGGAATTCCTTATGCACAGCCACCCCTTGGTACACTTCGATTCAAAAAGCCACAACCCCTGAGTAAGTGGTCTGACATTTGGAATGCCACAAAATATGGAAATTCTTGCTATCAGAACACTGATGAAAGcttcccaggctttctgggatcaGAGATGTGGAATCCAAACACCGACCTCAGTGAAGACTGCTTATATCTGAATGTGTGGGTCCCGGCACCTAAACCAAAGAATGCTACTGTAATGATATGGATCTATGGTGGTGGCTTTCAGACTGGGACATCCTCTTTACATGTCTATGATGGCAAGTTTCTGGCTCGGGTTGAAAGAGTTATTGTAGTTTCAATGAACTATAGGGTAGGTGCCCTAGGATTCTTAGCCTTACCAGGAAATCAAGAGGCTCCAGGGAATATGGGCTTATTTGATCAACAACTGGCTCTTCAGTGGGTCCATAAAAATATAGCAGCCTTTGGCGGAAATCCTAAAAGTGTTACTCTCTTTGGAGAAAGTGCAGGAGCAGCTTCAGTGAGCCTTCATTTGCTTTCTCCTAGAAGCCACCCTTTGTTCACCAGAGCCATTCTTCAAAGTGGATCTTCCAATGCCCCTTGGGCAGTAATATCTCCTTATGAAGCCAGGAATAGAACCTTGACCTTAGCTAAATTTATTGGTTGCTCCAGTGAGAATGAGACTGAGATAATAAAATGCCTTCAAAATAAAGATCCCCAGGAAATTCTTCTGAATGAAGTGTTTGTTCTCCCTTATGGCACTCTCTTGTCAGTAAAATTTGGTCCCACTGTGGATGGTGATTTCCTCGCTGACATGCCAGACACACTACTCCAACTTGGACAATTCAAAAAGACTCAGTTATTGGTGGGTGTTAATAAGGATGAAGGGACAGCTTTTCTAGTATATGGTGTTCCTGGTTTCAGCAAAGATAACAATAGTATCATAAGTAGGAGGGAATTTCAAGAAGgtctaaaaatgttttttgaagGAGTGAGTGAATTTGGGAAGGAATCAATTCTTTTCCATTATGCTGATTGGTTAGATGATCAGAGACCTGAAAACTACCGTGAGGCCTTGGATGATGTTGTTGGTGATTATAATATCATATGTCCTGCTTTGGAGTTTACCAAGAAGTTCTCAGAATTGGGAAACAATGCCTTTTTCTACTATTTTGAACACCGATCTTCCAAACTTCCTTGGCCAGAATGGATGGGAGTGATGCATGGCTATGAAATTGAATTTGTCTTTGGTTTACCTCTGGAAAGAAGAGTTAACTACACAAGAGCTGAGGAAATTTTGAGTAGATTCATAATGAAATGTTGGGCAAATTTTGCAAAGTATGGGTAAGTGATGATTTTTGTTGCTCTCTGCTTTagttggttttgttttgcttgaTCTCTTGATCTTTTGTGTAGACTTTCTTAAAAGCATAGAAAAGTTTTGATGATTTATTCTCTTTGTATCaaagataataattttttataatgtAGTAAATTTCAATTATTTGTATCAGAGTGCTTTGCAGAAATCATCATAGAATTTTCATGAAAGTAtttcttgatttcatttccaAACTATTGCAGAATACTTTAACAATGCTAGTCAAAATTTGTATGGAAATAGCTGCTTGCCTGAACAATTGAAATTTTTGTTACAGTGCTTTCTAAGCCTCAAGTTTATGGTGTACACAGATTTAGGCAAGAGTAGAAAAATATATCTTTTTATGTTTCTAAGCCTTGTAGAGTGGTTTCTGCTACATGAAATGATAATCTTTGCTCAGGAAAATGAAGGGACAAAGTGGAGATGGAATTTGCactcagattattcaaaatagacAGTATTGTTCATTCTATAAATTCATTTTCCCTATCAGATTTGTTAGAGCTCTCAGATAGTCTGTGTTTGACAGGACCTATGAGAATCTTCATGTTTATCTAAGCTGTTCTCCAAAGAGGTCTTATGGTTGATGTTAGGTAATCAGAGACTTtgccctagaagatatttttcttaTGTATTATAAGTATTGCAATATTATGTCTTTAAGAGTCAGAAGAAAATACACGTACTTAGTGAATTATAGATGGTTCAAATTAtgctttgtctatttttttttaaccttacagTAATGCAAATGTGATACCATTCAATAGAAACGgtactttgaattttgaattttgatgtcTTCTTAGACCAGCAGTATTAGGCACGATACTCTTCAGGATGCTGGACAGCGGCAGCAAGTCTCAGCTCccaggcagaaaaaaaaagagagaaagagtaaaCAGGGGATAAACTGTAGGCTACTGTGTTGCTAAACCATAGCTTGCTCAGTAGCTTAGGTGTATTCACTGTGTTCTTTGATTTATGATATTTTCAATTTACAATGGCTTTATCAAGATATAACCCCATCATAAATCAAGGTGCTAAGAGGACATAACCCATTCATAAATCAAAGAGCAACTGTAATGGGTAGGAATATATTTTTGAATGGGGGTGCATTCATGTAAAAATAGAATCTTTTCTTTTTCACTACATGTATATTCTCAAAAGAATTTTAGACATTAAAGTAGTTTATATCAttgtgaataataaaaaatagaaatttacaGAACCTGCTTTAAAGGGAGTGTATGTCCATGTATCAATCATAAGTTGATTGCTTCTTTAATTAATCTGTGACAATTTCTTTAATAATTAAACATAATGTTGATAATGATATAATTGCTTTCTGGTGTTCTTAATTTACCTTCCATTTGGAATTCTTCATTTCCATGTTATTATATGGATCATTCTGCACTATCAGTTATATCATATTATTCTCAAAACTGCATGTTATGTTTTCACTGTGTGTAAAGTTATAAATTTTCCATGTAGTTTTTAAGGGCTTCTATAATCTCTCTGCAACACAAATCATCTAACAACATCTGGATATGTGGTAGACCAGTTTTCTCAGGAATGCAGACTCCAAGCAGAACTGTACCCTGCAGCTGTGCTCTTGCTGTGTGTCTCCATTAAAACACCTACACTTTTCACTTTCAATGACTGAGTCCTCCTCTTTGTAAGATGCTGAACAACTACACATGTCATCCAGTGTTTCTTTACTACCTAGAACAATTtcttttaacatcttttttttcaATGGAGATTAATTATAAATTGTCTATATCCTTGCCTTCAATATAAGCCAATTCTTCTAAACTATATTAAATTACAACTTCTTGAAATAGAATGTATGATTTTGATGAAGACTCATTAAAGAACTGAAATGGGTATATCATATTTAAAGATTTGGTTAATGATTGAATGATAGTGAAAActagtttaaattttttaaaaattctttcaagATATGTGGGTTATTATATTTTCTATAACTGTGAAATATTTTGTCTTCTCAACATTTGTCTGAATGTCTACTCAAGACAAGAAGCATCATATTATTTTTGAGCTACATTAGAATTACTTATGTCTCATTCTGTTCTCTGCCTAAAACTTACATCCACATGGGATCATTTCaatgttttgaatttttcttacaataaaatttgcaaattatttaaagaaaaatattttttgaacaatAATATTCATAATTTGTAAAGGATTTAATATTTTACTTGTTGAAATTATGAAGGAATCTATATTTTGTCATAGTGGAGAACAGTAAGAATGAGATATgttaaacacatttttatataaacataacaGCAAATGAATAAGAGAATCTTTGGCATAATAGAAACAAAATTTAACCCTCCTGAAAGGCAGGTATGATTAATATTTTAATTGGAAATTAAAGGTTTACTTTTTTATTACAATGATAAATTCATAAAACAGATATTATAAAACACTGAAGTTTAAAGTCAACATAGTATATTATTATAACCATAACAAGATGTTACTTTAGAAAAGGAAGTTTCTTTCTGGTTTATATTTGCATGATTGAACAGAAAAAAATGATGATTTATCATATATGTTGAGAGTTGACTTTATGGCaaacaaaatgataataaaaaatgaatttcagtggaaataaagtttgtaaaTGTTAAGTTTGGAAATCTGACCACAGTCATGATGTTCCAACTCTTTGGCTTGGAAGAGGTGAAATTATTACTCATCTATCCCATGTCTCCTTCTCATTTTGAGTGTTTCACTTGGAGGTGACATAATACTAGCAAGATGTAATCTTGTATCTGACGTCTTTTGTTAGCATGATATATTTGCAACTCATTTGTATCCTATAAATCAGAAGTTTATTTCTTACTCTCACAGTGATTGCTATTACCCATGGAAGATAATGCCATAGTATGCTCATTCACCTGCAATTTGTTTTCTGCTTGGGAATATTATGAATAAAGTGTCCATAAATACTTTGCATAAGATGTTTGTAGATacatattattttctctttttgagtGGTGAAGAACTAGGTAAGGGACTTctgggaagaaaataagtacatacTTTTCTATTCTAGAAAATgtctttctttagttttctttaGTCGAGAATATcatatttccagaaaaaaaaatgtaccagAGTCCCAATAGGTTCACATCCTTAGCAACATTTGCAATTATCAGTCTTTAATGTTAGTTCTTCTGCTGGCTTTGTACTGTGATACCACAGTGGTTTTACTATTTACTGATAACTAATGAAATAGAACCCTTTTTCACATGTTTACTGGTCACTTGTATTTTCTATATACGTATATTTTGAACTCAATGTATTGCCTATTTTTAATTAGTTTTACTTGTCAGGGAATTGTAAGGGTCTTATATATTTAGTataaaaattctatttattttgaaTACTTTCTCCTAGTCGGCATCAAgactataatttttaaatgactttCTTAATAATATATAGAgaagaatttttaatttaattatttttcatagaaatacttacatatttcattattatttattgGAAAAGATACTTCTTTAGCTATTTAATTAtgttggaaaattatttcaaaatcagTTGATCATATGTGTGTGGATATAACTGAGGACAATTTGTTCTCTTTTACTAGGTAACCAATATCTATTTTTATGACAGTATGTCTTCATTAATATGTCTACACAGTATGGTTTTAAATTGAATCACTTAAAAGcatacaatttaatttaaaaataaaattttaatttgaaaagcaTGTCAGTCATAGGCTTGAATTTCTTAATTAGCTTCACATTCTTAATAAAATTTAGATAGAATGTTATAGTTATTGATAAAATTGAAGAGAATGGTCATCTTAATATTATGGCTTTCTAAATCTATGAATATAATGTTTGTAATGTTATTTTGTTCTTTAGCttcaaaatagaatttaaaaggTTTCTGTATAAAGGGTCTTGTATATGTTTCCATTTATCAAAAAAGATTAcacatatctttaaattttatttttcaatttaggttttgctgATACCTGgaaattataattaatttttatattgacATTACAGAATGAACTTCACAATGTCAATACTAAATTTAGTTGTTTTTGCtgttgctgctgttgttgttgttattgttattgttttggaaatgggatTGAACTGTGGACCTACACTCAACATAAGTGAGGACTGAGCTCTGCCTCCAGTCCTTTTCAATTTATTCTGAGACATGATCTCACTGAGGGATATCAGCTATCCTAGAACTTGTGATTCTGCTTCTTTAGCCCTCAGGTTTATATTTGCATAATTGAATAGAGAAAATGATAATTTGTAATATGTGTTGAGAGTTGGCTTTATGGAAagcaaaatgataataataagtgAACTTTAGTGGCAATAAAGTTAACttagattataggcatatgcctccAAGTCTAGCAATTTCAGTCATTTTATAGAGTTATTAAGGATCACTTCATTGgtgataaaaaacatttttttaaaattttggtagaCAGTTTGCCTTTTTCTTAtcaatatttatgtttttattttccttgttGCTGATTTGTTATTTCATTATGATTTTAAAGCAATTGTAATAATAGAGGTGCAgtatataatatttctttaaatcttAGAAGACGTGTGTTTATTGTTTCCCTACAGTAGTACAACTTTATACAGTTTTACTTTTCAAGGTTTCATTTATCTGCAATAAcccatataattaaaatattattagaaaGTTCAGAAATAGCAACTCCTAAGCTTTAAATTATCCTTCTGACTAACATAATGAAATCTCACTCTGTTCTTACATGCCCAACCTGGAACATGAATCATTCCTTTGTAACCACATGGTATGTTTTCCATCCTGTGGCAGTTGAGAAAGTGGGAGACCACATCCTCATAACATTTATATAGTAcattgttataattgttctattttattattagttattattaatctctgtatataattaataaattatagtttatcatagaaatgtgtacataggaaaaatatatcacatataaatatattataacatattaatatgaatataaatatattatattataatatattatattatgtCCCAGGTGGGACAGAGGAGAAAAAAGTGAGATTTCATCATAATTCtcagaatgaaaattttaaatttaggacATCCATTGGCATTCTTGGAATGTATCCTCAGTGGATAACAGGGGCTGACTCTATTTTCAGTAATAACAAGTTTTTCTTTTCATCAAATTGAAGATATTCCCCTATAGTTCCAGTTTCTTAAAAGACTTTAAGGATGTTAAATGATAATGAATGCTCTGTCTGCTTCTATTTAGAAGGCTAcacatttttgttgttattttgtttttctttctaattCTGTTAAGGTGGTGAGTTACATTGATCCAACTTTTGAATACTGAAACAGTCTTGCATTCCAaggatacaaacaactttctcacAATatactgtcttcttaatgtatttCTGGCTTGTTTTgacaataataaatataatttgttGAGAAGTTTTCCTCTTATTCATGAGGGAtcaatatacattttattttctttaattattaaGAGGGAAGTATCAGAATACTCTTCCTTCTCCTTCAAAGTTGGGACATTGCACACCATAGGCATTATTCCTTTGATATTTAATATGCTTTACTAGTGAAGCCATTTGAATCTGGTGCCTTTTTTGTAGTTAAATTTTTGTATTATAAATCTAGCACTTTGAATGAGTCAGTGCTATCTAGATATTCCAGCTCTTCTAGATTCATttttggtagtttacatttttatgATATTTTTGCAATTAATCAAAGTTATCAAATCTCTTTGCATTAAATTGTGCATAATATGCCCTTATGGtagtattttattgaatattgtGTTTTCCTTCTTGACATTGttaattttctcttttcaatCCCTTGATTATTCTTGCTTAAATATTTTCAGTCTTTTCAAAGAATTATTTTAGTCTAATTTTATCCTTTTCAATTTCATTGCCTTTTTTGaataattttcttctttatgtctACTAGGGTTAATTTTAATCCTCTTTTTTAGCCTCTTCATAAGTAGGTAAATTTTTAGgcacttttttcttttgtaatacAGATGTTTAAATTATGCTTCCTTCTAAGCATTACTTTTCAGTTTCTTCCAGCAATTATGATACATTATATTTTTCATTATGATTAACTTTAATATAATTTTGAATGTTCCTTTAGTATTTGTTTTACCTATGGGTTCATCAGTAGTCTGAtaattaatttccaatattttgaGAATTTGTAGGACCCTTATTGTTATGGTCTTCTAATTTAAATCAATTCTTACAAGATAATATATTCTataaaatttctcccttttgaaaattatttatacTTTCATTGTTTCTTATGATTAATCTGAAGTTTAAATATATCATGATTGTTCAGATCTTCTAATATGTGTACTGATATTTTCTGTGTGTTTCAAATACTCTGAGAAAAGTGAGAAGATCCCCAGTTATAATtgtggttttatttgtttgcctaaaatttttcttttagtgttttaaatctagGTTATTTTgtgtgtgaacattttattattatgGATTCATGATTAATTGATTGCTTCATCAATGTATAATATCCTCCTTTGTCTAGCTAATTTTAATATAAAGAGATATGCCACATTTTCCATGTTTATGTTTGGATAACACATGTTGTTACATCCTTTAATGATAAACTTATCTAttctaaaaaaacttttttatattatttgtttttaatgtttttgataTCTAATATAATTATCGATATAGTTTGTTAAAGTCTATCATTGTGCTCTTATTAAATTcatcttttctattctttctttgcaggtttttaaaaatttagtgagcatttttaatattgaatttattttatatagacttcttaattttacttttaacATTTCTTCATGATGAGTTTAGAGCCAACAACTGTTAAGAGTTAACTTTGGACACCTTACAACTTGACCCCAACACATCCCACTTTTTCACTACCTGTTTTCTATTTTCTAAGtcattcttccttttttctttttctgtctcaccactttacatatgtaagaaatttGCAATATCATTTAATGTATTCTCTTCCATGTTTTCCTTATTCCTGCTGTGTTTTTATAACAATATATAAAGTAATCCTATATTTATAATACTTTTTACTTCATTAATCAGTTATATCTAAGTAAATTGGtaaacacaaaaaaaaatcttttgtatTTCTACATATATTTGCTATTTCCAAAATTCTTTACTTTTTCCTACATTTCTAGTGTTGTGGGTTATAGGAATTATACTATGGTGAATTTCACTATGGCTTATTAATACATGCATATactataatttgatcaattttattcCCAGTATCTCCACTTGGcctctccttcttcctcctccaacccccTTTTTCTACCCTTGGATGTCTCTTttacttcctttctttcttttcttttatgtcCCTAAACATTTATGCATATGAGAGAACATATATGAtacttttctttctgtgtctggcttattcacTTAACAGGatgctctccagttccatccatttttctgcaaatgacataattttcatTGTTCTTTATTACTGAATAAAATGCCTATGTgtacatacaccacattttcttcataatTCACTTGCTCACAGACACCTAGGCTTGTTCTTTAACTTGACTACTGTGAACCGTGTCATAATGAACATCGTTATACATCTATTTCTAACGTATGAAGACTTTAACTCTTTTGGCTAAATACCCAGGAGTGGGTTAGCTTCAAAATATAGAAGTTCTACTTTTAGTTTTGAGGAAGCTCCAAAGTAATTTCCTTAGTGTCttcactaatttacattccaaCTAGCAGTATATAAGGGTTTCTTTTTCCCTacttcctcaccagcatttattgtaatttgataatagccattttgAATGGAATGAAATGGAATCTCATTGTAGtcttgatttgtatttccatgatagctaaagatgttgaaaatttttttcatgtaattgttgcccttttttgcatgtcttcttttgagaagtgtatgGTCAACTCAGTTGAATGTATTATTTGGAGTATTTTTTGATAccaaatatttgaatttttttttattttggggaaaCTAATCCTCAGAAGAGTGACTGGCAAAGAATTTTGTAGACAGTCTCTTAATGCTGTTGCTTCCTTTGCTGACAAAAAGTTTTTAAGTTTGtccttatcccatttattgatccttgCTAATTATTTCCTGAGCTGTAGAATTTGTATTCAGGAAATTCCTGTTTGTGCCTCTGTGTTAAAAGAGTTGCCTCTGTATTTTCTTCTAAGCAGTTGAAAAGTTCCTGGATTTTGAGTTTACTTTtgtacagattgaaaaatatggaCATACCTTTATTCTCCTATacctggatatccagttttcccaaaacAATCTGTTAAAGAGATTGTCTTTTCTCTAGCATATCTTTTTGGAAACTTTGTCAAAAATAAGGTAACTGTACcgtgtggatttgtttctgtgttttcAATTCTGTTCCCTTGGTCTAATGTGTCTGTACTTATGAAAGGAGCATGCTGGTTTTTGTTACTAAggctctgcagtatagtttaaaattaagtgtgaagatgcttccaccaatgaatgcttcttttgggggggttggggattgaactcaggggcattctaccattgagccacatccccagccctattttgtattttatttagagacagggtctcattgagttgattATCGCCTCGCCTTTGCTGTGGCTggatttgaattcacaatcctcctacctcagcctcccaagtcacagggattacaggcatgcaccactgcacccagcagcaATGCTCTTTTACCTCAAGATTAAACTTTTTCAATTCTGCATCTTTTGCCTTTCCATATGGATCTTTTAACTGTTTCTTCTTGTTCTGTGAATAATGTCATGGCTATTTTGATGAGGATTATATTGATTTATATAGATCCCTTTGAGTAATATGGCCATTTGATAATATTTTTTagaatcttttttattaattttttattttatgtatgatAGCAgggtgcattacaattcatattacatataaagagcacaattttttcatatctctggttgtatacaaagtatattcataccaatttgtgtctttataggtgtactttggataatagtgtccatgacattccaccatcatttctaaccccatgcctcctcctttcccctcccacccttccGCCCTATCTAGAGTGTCCATTTCTCCCATGTaaaccctccctaccccactatgaatcagcctccttatatcagagaaaacatttggcatttgtcttggggggattggctaatttcacttagaatTACCTTCTCAAGGCCATTTGGTAATATTAATTTTGCCAATCCATGAGTTTGTGAGGTGTTTCCTCTCATGGTGTCTTCTACAATTTCTCTCTTTAGcattttataattttactttTAGAGATTCATGCCTATGTAGTTAATTTTTTAAACCTATTATgattggatttattttatttattatctttCTCAGTGGATTAATTGTTGGTGTTTTTATAAAGTAATTGATTTTTGTGTGTGGATTTCTCATCCTGccattttgctgaatttatttatcctTAGATCTAGAAGTATTCTGGTAGAGCATTTATGGTCCATcaatataggatcatatcatctatgtatattttatttcttattttcttatttgtaaacCTCTTATGTATCTTTCTTGCCCAATTTCTCAGGCTAAAATTTCAAGAACTGCATTTAATAAGAGTGCTGAGAGTGAACATTCTTAAAgttttcctgattttagaggaaatgcttttgttttttttctccattcaataTGGTATTGACTTTGGGTTTGTCCTCAATAGCT encodes:
- the Bche gene encoding cholinesterase isoform X1, encoding MISTPCKLYHLYFCRKSEINMQSKHSFVGVQFLLWFLLLCMLIRKSHTEEDMIITTKTGKVRGMSLSVLGGTVTAFLGIPYAQPPLGTLRFKKPQPLSKWSDIWNATKYGNSCYQNTDESFPGFLGSEMWNPNTDLSEDCLYLNVWVPAPKPKNATVMIWIYGGGFQTGTSSLHVYDGKFLARVERVIVVSMNYRVGALGFLALPGNQEAPGNMGLFDQQLALQWVHKNIAAFGGNPKSVTLFGESAGAASVSLHLLSPRSHPLFTRAILQSGSSNAPWAVISPYEARNRTLTLAKFIGCSSENETEIIKCLQNKDPQEILLNEVFVLPYGTLLSVKFGPTVDGDFLADMPDTLLQLGQFKKTQLLVGVNKDEGTAFLVYGVPGFSKDNNSIISRREFQEGLKMFFEGVSEFGKESILFHYADWLDDQRPENYREALDDVVGDYNIICPALEFTKKFSELGNNAFFYYFEHRSSKLPWPEWMGVMHGYEIEFVFGLPLERRVNYTRAEEILSRFIMKCWANFAKYGHPNGTQNNSTRWPVFKSTEQKYLSLNTGSPSVHTKLRAQQCRFWTLFFPKVLEMTGNIDEAEQEWKAGFHRWNNYMMDWKNQFNDYTSKKESCMGL
- the Bche gene encoding cholinesterase isoform X2, producing the protein MSIQEINMQSKHSFVGVQFLLWFLLLCMLIRKSHTEEDMIITTKTGKVRGMSLSVLGGTVTAFLGIPYAQPPLGTLRFKKPQPLSKWSDIWNATKYGNSCYQNTDESFPGFLGSEMWNPNTDLSEDCLYLNVWVPAPKPKNATVMIWIYGGGFQTGTSSLHVYDGKFLARVERVIVVSMNYRVGALGFLALPGNQEAPGNMGLFDQQLALQWVHKNIAAFGGNPKSVTLFGESAGAASVSLHLLSPRSHPLFTRAILQSGSSNAPWAVISPYEARNRTLTLAKFIGCSSENETEIIKCLQNKDPQEILLNEVFVLPYGTLLSVKFGPTVDGDFLADMPDTLLQLGQFKKTQLLVGVNKDEGTAFLVYGVPGFSKDNNSIISRREFQEGLKMFFEGVSEFGKESILFHYADWLDDQRPENYREALDDVVGDYNIICPALEFTKKFSELGNNAFFYYFEHRSSKLPWPEWMGVMHGYEIEFVFGLPLERRVNYTRAEEILSRFIMKCWANFAKYGHPNGTQNNSTRWPVFKSTEQKYLSLNTGSPSVHTKLRAQQCRFWTLFFPKVLEMTGNIDEAEQEWKAGFHRWNNYMMDWKNQFNDYTSKKESCMGL